Below is a genomic region from Phragmites australis chromosome 20, lpPhrAust1.1, whole genome shotgun sequence.
GAAAATTCTGTGCAGAACAAAAATGTCCCTATTTTAGATAAAGAAGCAGCAAAGCCGCCAAGTGACAACTACATTCATTCACAATTTCACATAGAGTAGCAGCCAAATTTATTGCCTCTGGATCGCCACAAGGAGAGGGTGAACACAACTCTCATGCAAAGAAGACACATAAGTAGAAATCAATTGCTTAATTATCTGGTTCTAATTCACCCACATAGAGATTCAGAGTGAAAGAACAAAGAAATACTTTGAGCTCGCATGATTGAAATTACAATATAAGAGTAGAAGGCAGACAAGGACACTGGAGATAAGAATTTGGAGGGGTCAATTCAGGGTATACAAGCTACTAACAATCACAATGGTCCTAGACATGCACCGGGCAGCCTGACGCCGGAGACAAAGGAGAAGGGGACGAATTGTTGAGCATTTGCCATTGCAGGAGGAGCCCGAGCTTGGAGCACCTCTCTACTCGGTCGACGACGTGTCAGACGCGTAATCCCATGCAACCTCGTAGACCTGCACCCGGCGGTGGAAGCTGCGGTGGCATCCGCAGGCCGCGCACTTGAGAGCACCACCGGTGCCCTCCTCTCCTTCAGCAATGAACCCCCGACACCCATCGATGGCGTAGCCTCCAGTGCTCGCGGCATGGTTCCGACGGCATTCCCCGTAGCGCACGCTGCAGCAGCTGAACCGCACCATCGGCTCGCACCTTCGCAGGATCAACAGCCTCTTCATCATGAGTTCCCTCCCTCTTTCCACCAGCCAAGCTTGCTTTCAGCACAAGACGAACCCCTGCATCACACGCCATATTTATAGGGCAAAATTTACTACAGGTCACAACTAAAGTGTGGCTTTTATTACCggacataattttttttaatgtatgtTGTCGGACACTACTAAAATATGGTTATTTATCATAACACACTCTAGTCATTAAAATACTATATCCTATGATTTTGGGTGAGAAATTTTTGTAAATGACGCTGGATGCCCTTGGCTCACTGTGTGCCCCCACTCGTCTTGTTTCCCATTGCCATCTCTCCACTTCTGCCTGCCTGAGAGCCGTCGTTGCCCCCTGCCTCAGAGCTATTGCCGCCCTGAGCGTGAGCCACCATCACCCTTCGTAAGATGCGTTACCGCCTGCACTAGAGGCTACAGCCTGACCAGCCTCCTGTCGCCCTGTGGTCTCGTTGCGGCCCGGTGGCCTAGCCTTGTGCCGCGCCAAGGTGGTGCCGCCGCCTGATAGACAAGCTCTGTTGTGCGTGTTCCTACGGCTGCTACTGAGCGCGTCCATCCGAAGGCCTGCGTCACAATGTTCCTGACACCACCTTCTACCGTTTTGCTGTCCGACCGGGCCGTGTTCCAGCTGCCACCGACGTCGACTCCCTCTGTGCTCTCAAGATGCTCGCCCACGTCCTCTCCGACGATCAAGCTCGCCACCGCCTTCCAAGGCTCTTTCATCGTCGACCTACTACAGAGGAGATCGTTAGGAGCCCCTGAAGCCCTGGCCACTATCCATTTCCCCTTTCCCCACTGGAAGCTGTCAAATCGCGGCCTTTCTTCTCCACCTCCGGCCAAAGGACCCCATGCGTCAGCGCCAAATTGGTCCTCCACGGTGAGCTATCATCCAATCCCTCTCTTCCACATCCTCCTCACCCCTTGGCATATCCCCTTGACCCTACATCGTCCTGGATCTGCAGCCCACCGAGTCGCACCGGCCATTTCTCCGTCCACCGACCTCCATGGTTGCCGTGAACCACCTCACTGTCGACCGATCACTCTGAGCCATCCCCGGCCGAGCTGAGGCCACGAAGAGCCTCCCCACACTCCATGGATGCCAATGACCGTGGCCGTTTGGCTCGAGCTCGACGACAGCCGGCCCTCTGCCATGCGACCTCGCTCCGTCGTGTCACCTCACTGTCGTCTTCCGTGCTCTGATAGGGCCTATCGGTCGAACTCCCCCTGGCTAAGTTCATCTTCATGTGCTCGACGCGCTGCTGCCCTCCTTTGGCCAAGCTATGGCTCAGCTCTCCATCAATCCATGGCCGTTGTGAGCTCTGCCGTCGACCGACCGCTCTGAGCCATCCCTGACTGAGCCGAGATCGCGAAAAGCATCTCAACACTCCATGAATGCCAATGCCCGTGGCCATTTGGCTCAAGCTCAGTGACGGCCAGCCCTCCGCCATGTGAGAAGAACATTTGCGAGGGGATgaggaaagaagagaaaatggAGTAGGAGGTAGAAGATAAATCTGACATGCGGACCCAAGGGCAAAAATGACATTTGATCCTGTTTCAGAACagatattaatattttaatacttGTGATGTCTTCTGATAAATATCCACATTTCTAAAGTGTCCATCagcatatataaaaaaaataatgtctTATAGTAAAAACCACATTTTAGTTAAGTTCTGTAGCAAAATTTTACCTATTTATAGCCATGTTTCCTCTCCAGTCCTCCCCCTGTCTAAAGCGATGTTACTCATGGACCTAGTAGTAAGGCACTCAAAGTTCACATGATCACTCACTCATCCCTGTGGAGCACTAGAAGACTGAAATTGGGCTGGCTGAATTTATGGTCCAGCAAATTCCACCTCACAATAGCAGAGCTGAATAATTTTTGGGCCATCAAGGCAACCTTAGATTGGAGTCCCTTTCTGCCCTACCTCATTCAGGGGCCTTTTCTTATCTATCTGTATTTGTATCCTTTCTTTCCTTTCATATAATTGGAGTGATCAGTGAAGGATACTTGAATCCTAAGAATCCCGAAAGAGTAGGCCCCTTTGATAGACGTCTGAGAAGGCAGGGTGTTTGGTTTTGCCCAATTCTTTGGCAGGTTGCAGCCACGCAGCTACCTCTTCCTCGTCTCCCTTCCTGTGCACTAGATTTCTTTTACTATTTCAGCATGTGCGATGCATGTAGACAAGAATTTATAAATAGATGTAGACTCCTAAACAACAATTCACTGGGCATGACCACCAAGAAGGCAGATCAATCATACACAGGAAAATAAAGGAGTCGCAATAAATCTATCCATGCAAAAGAGAGAAACATATCATGATCAACCACATaactttttatatttttatccattcattcaaaagagaaaaacataTCATTATCAACAACAtaagtttttatattttttatccatAAAGGTAACTGACTGGGTATTGCATCATAGTGTTATAGGATGGCCTGAAACCAAAGAAGGCTTATACAATACTGAAGCAGTCTACTTTGTTCAGGATCAAACATACAGGAAACATTAAGACCTCGGAGGGCAGCACAAAATGCTATTACTCGTGGCTGGTCCTAATTTGAGTGGGTCCAAGGCTACCACGCATTAAGTTTAGGTACCGCATCAACTTCAAAATAAGAGATTTCCATCCTCTAGTAATCAGAGAAcataaaatattcaattttattGATACAAAATGTTATGGCAAGGACAAAAGTAGTGCCAtgctattttaaaattttaatatgtgAAGTGTTGAAAATGCAAAGCATATGCAGAAGGACCTAGGTATTACGAGGTAAAGAAGTACAGAGCAGTGGCCAGATGTCTATAGACAGTAAATGAATCACACGATCAATATCAGATTATCAGTTAGCTGTAGCACTGTGCTCATAGATCACTATTCAACTTCACCTAGGCTTTCTTTTCCTTCGGATCAGCCTTTGACCAAGTGAAGATTGGATGTAGTGTGCTATTGGTCTAGTATATGGTCCTGCGTGACAAAAGAAGCACAGGGAAAGTTGGTGATAAAAGAAAACAGTTACATGCACTGGAAAGCATGATAAATTGATAATTTAATGATCTCAACGAGTTAGCTAGGTCATTAGAGTTATCTTGATAAGAAAGGCAAACAACAAACCTATAAATTCCATAGCTAGTGCATCTGCTATTCAGGATTTGTAAGTTTCAGGTCAGCAAGTTAGAGAGAGGGACTTGAATGCAGATACATGGGTACCGAAGCATCCAGcaacaagaaaacaaaaatgaaagtTCGACCACAAATCGTTGCCAACAATGCTTCAGCATTTTGCAGCACTGAGCATATTACATTGCCCATTAGTAGATAACATACCACAACCAACATTTTTTTAAGGGTCTACTAAAAGGATGAACTTGCACTGATGTTTAGTTTCAAGGAACTTTTGCAGCTAAACACTGAGGACTGAGGTTAAGGTTATGCATGAATCATGATCCAGATAAATCCGCAAGTTctttcttacaaatttcttaccAAATAGAGGAGAGTAAATAGATGCTTTACAAATTTATTACGATATATATAACCTACTCTTTATGCACCCAACGTTTTTCAAAAACATATAAACATAAACATAAACATAAACATAAACTTTAAAGAGACAAAATGAGAGAGAAAGTTCTAAGATaatatgactccacagatggaatatgagcCATAGTCTCTATTCAAGACTATTTTATGTATCTTTATACACAAAAGCTTCAAATTTGAACGGAGAACAAAGCAAATGACAGTCACCGAAAGaaacaactctccaagttgatagtctaGAGATAAGGGGATTCAAAAACTTCTCAAATATATAATAATATGAACATTTATGTTTCtaccaacaagaagaagaacttcctaaggttgaaaaattgcatctcaaaggcaaaaacaaaaataaataagaaaatcaaaaaaatttgcATCGAATGCAATGGAACCAAAagcaggagactagaaggagatgaacataagcTCATGCAAGAAAATAACTTCATTAAATACAGGTATCAGCCTTATTTTCAGTAGactacaaaattgtttttctcacaaaaactctagcatattacaaagactaagttTATCATTTCCTCTCCTCCAAAACATATCACTAGGCTTtcaaaatggctagctcaagacTCTCTCACAActctactcctctatttatagctcttGGGAGTTCTCTTACccttaaattttcttgttcctaaaatacccgTCACCCATAGTGCACTTCTACTTACAACCGAGATATTTTGGTCTAGGTTTCGCTACTTCTATCGAACGGTCATGGcttcttcacaacttagcttcatcCCGACGTAAGCTTGGCGATGATGCAATGTGACCCTCCAGTCTCCCGCGGTTTtttgccaaaccgtgaaaccctagcatatttctcaaagcgtgactagccatCACTTGCTTTGCCTTGAGCAAGCGCTCTAATGTCAACGCGTGTAgtccgtcttacgatcttgaccatcggtaagtctctcccactcctgatccctcgggccaccttgtcacttgcaccggcatacccttcgcttaactttgtcaataCATCGTCTTTATCCTTCTTTATCCATACTTTGCTTAACCTTCACGTGTACccctaggatcacctttgactctgcacgacctccttgatcatccgacaCTAAGCCTCCCACTTGGCCTCGATCATCTCACCATCGACCACCAAgtcgcatccatcacctacacaccatgaaaTAAACAAACATTTTTCTCCCAATCCAAACCATCTCCAGGTtaactcaaaataaaaatcctcaaatgaaagcacatcctacatgaacaccgaatgttccggtgtgttctgcttctgaacaccggaccatccggtgagtccAACTCCTTTTGTGTACTGAAGAATCTCGCCTCTGAaagaaaaggtccggtgcatTACTCTGGTGTTCACTGTCTAATCATCGGAACATTCGGTGCCTTCATATCTACCAGAACATATTGTTTCAAtccctctgcaagaaatggtcTAGTGATTAGTCCGATGTTTAACCCTGcacacactggaccatccagtgagtaccaCTGCACTAGACTTCATAATAtcatcttctctgcaagaaaagcttcgGTGTACTCTCCGGTGCTCACACAGCTCATCACCGGACTGTCCTATGGGTAACactcactagaacctagtttGCATCCTTCTCCATTGGAAATAGTCCGGTGCCCACAAGTAGCTAACATCGGACGACCATCCGGTGCACATTTCAAATTTTACCGCTAAACTGAAAACCTATGACATCAGCACCAGTAACACACCGAATCATCAGTGAAACCAATTTCCCAGACATAAGATAGTCAGGTGAGCCTGGACTCAGAGAAAATTGTTCCAATTCTATTCTCCTTCAATTCAAAttagtcataaacaagaacaagCACCAAAAACTATATGCTAATAAAGTCCAACTCAACTCAAGTattatcaataactcatcacacaTATTAATCAAGATACTTATCCACTTAGTTTCTCAACAGTAGAAGAGATTAatgcatatacatgtttgttgaaatatgcaaaagataaaataaaattggaTGTAAACTACAGATGTCGTGGGCTCCATGCTGTAGTCCATGAGATATGAAACTTCGAATTACAAACATCAAAATAAACGAGACTTGGGGTACTACCCATTAAACACACGAATTTGTCAGTTAACCTAAGAGGTGCTGAGCTTCCAAGCTCCGTATTCAGAAAGATCAGACTGATACTTGCAACTACTGCTGAACAACAGAACGAAATCTCGAGAAGACTGTACAGAGCCACGCAAAGGCTTGGGCGGGCCATACCGCTGGGGTGGGAGCACCGGGAGAACGACGAAGCGCCGGCGGCGAAGCCTTCACCGACTAGGCGGAGAGGCGGGGGTGGCAGAGGCGGCGGCACCGAGGAGGTGGACTGGTGGGCCTTCTAGTGTTTCGGCTGATGGATGTGGGTTTGGATGGTCCGGAAACGGAAAGGCGGAAATGGGCTACGATCAATGGTTTAGGCCCAGTTTATCTCCTTTACTGGGCAGAAGGTTCATTTCAGCGCAgtgttctttttttgttttcttctgcagaaaaGCAGTTTTCAGTGACATGAGCGATCAAACTTTATTGGCTTACGGTTTACGCAGCTTGCTGTTTCCAAAGTATATAAGCAGTTATGatgattatatattttttaagacaaaggAAACTTTATCTCCCGATGAAATAGTGTTCCAGTCTCTACACCCAACATGATACACATAGGCATAATTATATATACTAGGTTGTATTTCAATTGCTAATTCCACAACTCTAATGTTCTTTCAACGAAGATTTGGCAACTCAACCACACATGCATCGTGTGTGATCACCTAATTGCGTACTTGTTAGTTTTATTCAGGCACGTACTGCTTATAATGGGCTTTGAATGAGTTCCCATTCCTCTACATCCGTTACGGTACGCTTCGATCTTTTTCAAGACAACTGTCGCCGCACCGACCATACGTAAATTAATTGGGCTTGCAATCTGCATTTAGGGTTTTATGGGCTGCACCCATCAACGGCGCAAGCAAACGGCGTCAACCTCCATGACCATGCATGGTGATCAGGTGATAGGCCTGTACTGCTTACGACTGTGGTACGTGAATCCGAAGCCTGGCTTCTGCTACAGGGCACACGAACAGGCCGGTAATCAATCTCAATAGATCGATCGCCTCGATCGCGTGAAAGAAATGGTGATGATAATGCTATGTATTGCATGCTTTGCTGGTACTGTTTCACGCTTGAGGTTTTGGTCTGATCGAGATCGTTGTTGAGGCGTGTCCTGAGTCGCAATTCATGTGTTATGGGACAAAAGGCGCCGATCGGTCGAGCTGTTCCATCAGGAAATCATTCCTGAACAGTGAACAAACAGTCCCAGAGATCTCACACACAACAGATCGGCCATTGAATACGACGCGTGCTTTATCGGGGgagatttcaatttcgttttacaatttttttcacactGAAAAGACCGAAATTTATGAATTTCTTCGAAATTTCATAAATTTAGATTATTTTTCGTCCTCTACCATGTGGGTTCCATAtgctattgatttttttttgaaattaaatatttcattctcctttaaaattcacaaaattccACCGAAATTTTGATGACGTTTTAATCCCTGATCAACAGAGTTAGTTTCTCTGAAGATGCTTGTCATGCATGAATGGATGGATTCATCAGGAAGCGCGCCCGCATCATCATCTGATAGAAGAAGCTAGTTTTTGGACAGACAAGTGGTGTATATATGTGCCATACACGGTCGTTACATCGTCTCTGAAGACTGAAATACTCTTCAATTACAGCAACAACTCTATAAATATTTTATGTTTTGGTGTGCATGCGATCCACCGTATTAATGATTGATTTGGTTCTCGTTTACGCAACGCAGTTCTGCGCAACACTACCAATATTGATATCCGTATCTGTACGCAGCTAGTACGTGAGATTGGTACCTAGACACCGTACTGTACTCGTCGTCTCCGTACGTGCGTACGTACGTGTGCTTCATTCGACGGGCAGAATATTACGAGTGGCATCGTGCACGCGTACGTACGTCgcgtgcagtgcagtgcagttcTTAGCATTCGATCGCGCGAGTTAATTATGAGGCTCTCTTGATCGACCAATCAGACTTACAGGCAGCAGA
It encodes:
- the LOC133902184 gene encoding mini zinc finger protein 3-like, whose protein sequence is MMKRLLILRRCEPMVRFSCCSVRYGECRRNHAASTGGYAIDGCRGFIAEGEEGTGGALKCAACGCHRSFHRRVQVYEVAWDYASDTSSTE